The following proteins are encoded in a genomic region of Primulina huaijiensis isolate GDHJ02 chromosome 3, ASM1229523v2, whole genome shotgun sequence:
- the LOC140972043 gene encoding uncharacterized protein, protein MDNTSSAGVLLVILCFSCIIGLSGAIPFTRNGNLVQKSQSYRSVADMENKGERWELNTKKRRLMEIEVDDYPGSGANNRHTPRTQLGRGCPDC, encoded by the exons ATGGATAATACTTCAAGTGCTGGAGTATTGCTGGTTATTTTGTGCTTTTCTTGCATTATCGGATTGAGTGGAGCAATCCCATTTACAA GAAATGGAAATCTGGTGCAGAAATCTCAAAGTTATAGGTCAGTTGCAGACATG GAAAATAAAGGTGAAAGGTGGGAGTTAAACACAAAAAAGAGAAGACTGATGGAAATAGAGGTGGATGACTATCCAGGGTCTGGGGCTAATAATCGCCACACTCCAAGAACACAACTTGGAAGAGGCTGTCCCGACTGCTGA